The following are encoded in a window of Saccharothrix longispora genomic DNA:
- a CDS encoding carboxylate-amine ligase: MDVPQSTPSMGVEEEFLLVDPRTGQPAPLGAEVVAAAGRRFGVELDVELARAQVETKTSICHTLADVGRQLRGMRLVAADAARGLGCTLLATGVPPVGGPEVATAGGDRYRHLAEDYRLLAREQSICGCHVHVAVPDPETAVQVCNHLRPWLPVLGAVTANSPLARGRDTGYASWRTVVWSRWPAAGPPPYFESAEHYESVCELLVDSGAAHDRGMVYWDVRPSSHLPTVEVRVADVAATADEAVLLAGLVRALVTAALADVHRGLPGPRVPTELLRVASWRAARDGLTGLCLDVPSERLVPTRLVLDRLLHRVRDHLDGDDLALVRDLLARVDLHGTGAARQRRAHARAGRLSDVLDQVAADTVAGTETWAGQAGLSSTRAE, translated from the coding sequence GTGGACGTCCCGCAGTCGACCCCGAGCATGGGGGTCGAGGAGGAGTTCCTGCTGGTGGACCCCCGGACCGGGCAGCCGGCGCCGCTGGGCGCGGAGGTCGTGGCGGCGGCCGGGCGGCGGTTCGGGGTCGAACTGGACGTGGAGCTGGCCCGCGCGCAGGTGGAGACCAAGACGTCGATCTGCCACACCCTGGCCGACGTGGGCAGGCAGCTGCGCGGGATGCGCCTGGTGGCCGCCGACGCCGCCCGCGGGCTGGGCTGCACGCTGCTCGCCACCGGTGTGCCGCCGGTGGGCGGCCCGGAGGTGGCGACCGCCGGCGGCGACCGGTACCGCCACCTCGCCGAGGACTACCGGTTGCTGGCGCGCGAGCAGTCCATCTGCGGCTGCCACGTGCACGTCGCCGTCCCCGACCCGGAGACCGCCGTGCAGGTGTGCAACCACCTGCGGCCGTGGCTGCCCGTGCTGGGCGCGGTGACCGCGAACTCGCCGCTGGCGCGCGGGCGGGACACCGGGTACGCGAGCTGGCGCACGGTCGTCTGGTCACGGTGGCCCGCCGCCGGTCCGCCGCCCTACTTCGAGTCGGCGGAGCACTACGAGTCCGTGTGCGAGCTGCTGGTGGACTCGGGGGCCGCGCACGACCGGGGGATGGTCTACTGGGACGTCCGCCCCTCCTCGCACCTGCCGACGGTGGAGGTCCGGGTCGCCGACGTCGCGGCCACCGCCGACGAGGCGGTGCTGCTGGCGGGCCTGGTGCGGGCCCTCGTCACCGCCGCGCTGGCCGACGTCCACCGGGGCCTCCCGGGGCCGCGCGTGCCGACCGAGCTGCTGCGCGTCGCCTCCTGGCGCGCCGCCCGGGACGGGCTCACCGGGCTGTGCCTGGACGTGCCGTCCGAACGCCTGGTCCCGACGCGCCTCGTGCTGGACCGCCTCCTGCACCGCGTGCGCGACCACCTCGACGGCGACGACCTCGCCCTGGTCCGCGACCTGCTCGCCCGGGTCGACCTGCACGGCACGGGTGCGGCCAGGCAGCGCCGCGCCCACGCGCGCGCGGGCCGGTTGTCCGACGTGCTGGACCAGGTGGCGGCCGACACCGTGGCGGGCACCGAGACGTGGGCCGGTCAGGCGGGCTTGTCCAGCACCAGGGCCGAGTAG
- a CDS encoding DUF2267 domain-containing protein, translating into MSGYEELVAGVRAKAALPGAEEARAAITATIGTLSHCLSDDERVRLAESLPPIVAGAAAEPAPTVVPDPASAAAEVGRRVGATPERGRYLTQAVLSALSASVPDAAALLRERLPEEFVELFTPPASAPDLPGSAGAGRPAVLTDEQVATALRDLPGWNGNRRCLRRAVELPADRIPALCKRIKAIATDQGRHVGTGRQGDTVTFTLFTNAVGAVTADDVEMARRIDEEIDRVGSSG; encoded by the coding sequence ATGAGCGGCTACGAGGAGCTCGTGGCCGGCGTGCGCGCCAAGGCCGCGCTGCCCGGCGCGGAGGAGGCCCGAGCCGCGATCACCGCCACCATCGGCACGCTGTCGCACTGCCTGTCCGACGACGAGCGCGTGCGGTTGGCCGAGTCGTTGCCGCCCATCGTCGCGGGCGCCGCCGCCGAGCCCGCCCCGACCGTCGTGCCGGACCCGGCCTCCGCCGCCGCCGAGGTCGGCCGCCGCGTCGGGGCGACGCCCGAGCGCGGCCGGTACCTGACCCAGGCGGTGCTGTCGGCGCTGTCCGCGTCCGTGCCGGACGCCGCGGCCCTGCTGCGCGAGCGCCTGCCGGAGGAGTTCGTGGAGCTGTTCACGCCACCGGCCAGCGCGCCCGACCTGCCCGGGTCGGCCGGGGCGGGCCGGCCGGCGGTGCTCACCGACGAGCAGGTGGCCACCGCGCTGCGCGACCTGCCCGGCTGGAACGGCAACCGCCGGTGCTTGCGGCGCGCTGTCGAGCTGCCCGCCGACCGCATCCCCGCGCTGTGCAAGCGGATCAAGGCCATCGCGACCGACCAGGGCAGGCACGTCGGCACCGGCCGACAGGGCGACACCGTGACGTTCACCCTGTTCACCAACGCGGTCGGCGCGGTCACCGCGGACGACGTGGAGATGGCCCGGCGCATCGACGAGGAGATCGACCGGGTGGGGTCGTCCGGCTGA
- a CDS encoding phosphotransferase-like protein — MRDAERPGRVIFLNGTSSAGKTTLARAIQDTSATPFVHWGVDTLFAAVPRTGAAGATAR; from the coding sequence GTGCGCGACGCCGAACGCCCCGGCCGGGTGATCTTCCTCAACGGGACCTCCAGCGCGGGCAAGACGACCCTCGCGCGGGCGATCCAGGACACGAGCGCCACGCCGTTCGTGCACTGGGGCGTCGACACCCTGTTCGCCGCCGTCCCTCGAACTGGGGCGGCGGGCGCGACGGCCCGCTGA
- a CDS encoding phosphotransferase-like protein, whose product MVVIRCGEVGRRVLRSACAAAAAFARGGDDLVMDEMLLTPGLIRDWTTALTGLDVLFVRVTCPLAVAEQRERARDHAVVGLARGHLPTVHEGVPYDLEVDTASGTPAELAGVVLRARGRVLP is encoded by the coding sequence GTGGTGGTGATCCGCTGCGGCGAGGTCGGCCGCCGGGTGCTGCGCTCCGCCTGCGCGGCGGCGGCCGCGTTCGCCCGGGGCGGTGACGACCTCGTAATGGACGAGATGCTGCTGACCCCGGGCCTGATCCGGGACTGGACGACCGCGTTGACGGGTCTCGACGTCCTCTTCGTGCGCGTCACCTGCCCATTGGCGGTGGCGGAGCAGCGCGAACGGGCCCGCGACCACGCCGTCGTCGGCCTGGCCCGGGGTCACCTGCCGACCGTCCACGAGGGCGTCCCGTACGACCTGGAGGTCGACACCGCGTCGGGGACGCCCGCCGAGTTGGCCGGGGTCGTGCTGCGCGCACGGGGCCGAGTGCTCCCGTGA
- a CDS encoding fibronectin type III domain-containing protein — protein MPEDRKTTRGLVRPLALALFCSTALAGAAGTATATPVERTLAYTCATSPGPEVPVDARVTIGLPDEVFDRPGTVGYADPAFLDADVELSLGAVVPGGPAGAAVRIDGDSTATLGATLTGPSGTRTSSAALTFAPTPVGGPGDVLRAAGGFPAMSFHQSGDHAVHLDDLALSLRVERADGTALGTITATCAHDPGQDDVVGVLRSESVIIERPVRPSQLAVTATTPTSATLTWYATPWWFETRGYDVFLDDTPVAFVTGRQATLTGLAPDSLHRVKVVTRDVRGFRSAKSQGLVFTTPPARG, from the coding sequence TTGCCGGAGGACCGGAAGACCACGCGCGGCCTCGTCCGCCCGCTCGCCCTGGCGCTGTTCTGCTCCACGGCCCTGGCCGGGGCGGCGGGCACGGCGACCGCCACGCCCGTCGAACGCACCCTCGCCTACACGTGCGCCACGTCGCCCGGACCCGAGGTGCCCGTCGACGCCCGCGTCACGATCGGCTTGCCCGACGAGGTGTTCGACCGGCCCGGCACCGTCGGGTACGCGGACCCCGCGTTCCTCGACGCGGACGTCGAGCTGTCCCTCGGCGCGGTCGTGCCGGGCGGGCCGGCCGGTGCGGCCGTGCGCATCGACGGCGACAGCACCGCGACCCTCGGCGCGACCCTGACGGGCCCGTCCGGGACGCGGACCTCCAGCGCGGCCCTGACGTTCGCGCCGACCCCGGTCGGCGGGCCCGGTGACGTGCTGCGGGCCGCGGGCGGCTTCCCGGCGATGTCCTTCCACCAGTCGGGCGACCACGCCGTCCACCTGGACGACCTCGCGCTGTCCCTGCGCGTCGAGCGGGCGGACGGCACCGCCCTGGGCACGATCACCGCCACCTGCGCCCACGACCCGGGGCAGGACGACGTGGTGGGGGTGCTGCGCTCGGAGAGCGTCATCATCGAGCGGCCGGTGCGCCCCTCCCAGCTGGCGGTGACGGCCACCACGCCGACCAGCGCGACCCTGACCTGGTACGCGACCCCCTGGTGGTTCGAGACCCGGGGCTACGACGTGTTCCTGGACGACACCCCGGTCGCCTTCGTGACCGGGCGGCAGGCCACGCTCACCGGTCTCGCACCCGACAGCCTGCACCGGGTCAAGGTCGTGACCCGGGACGTCCGGGGGTTCCGCTCGGCCAAGAGCCAGGGCCTGGTCTTCACCACGCCGCCCGCCCGCGGTTAA
- a CDS encoding aminotransferase class V-fold PLP-dependent enzyme, whose product MAENTLIQLVRESTIGEDQEVTGPYGPRRLTYADHTASGRALAFVEDFIRDEVLPWYANTHSDSSAAAEQITALREEARRVIRDDLGGEDTVVVFSGSGATGAIDKLITILGLRVPAALEERYQLTDAIPARDRPVVFVGPFEHHSNELPWRESVCDVVRVPEGDDGHLSESALRDALVRHADRPVRIGAFSAASNVTGVVTDVHRVSRLLHAHGALAFWDCAVAAPHREIRMGGGEDPLSYPDAVFLSPHKFPGGPGTPGVLAVRRGLLANRVPSVPGGGTVDYVTATRHRYTDDPAHREEGGTPGIVESIRAGLVFRLRRDVGPQNVHDREQRFLRRALDSWSTDPDLEVLGDPDAERVAIVSLLVRGPNGRLLHHNYVVRLLSDLFGIQVRGGCSCAGPYGHRLLGIPPDRALRLEHEVAGGRAGIRPGWVRVSFDYTMSDAVVDYVVEAVHRVAAAGWALLEDYRFDPRTGRWRHHRATGPRLALSDLRYTRDGRPARRALGEDALPGHLADAARIVAGAAGPRATAPGRVSDGFDELRWFELPAACLAGPGAGREVVPG is encoded by the coding sequence GTGGCGGAGAACACGCTGATCCAGCTCGTGCGGGAGTCGACCATCGGTGAGGACCAGGAGGTGACCGGGCCGTACGGACCGCGTCGGCTGACCTACGCGGACCACACCGCGTCCGGTCGTGCGCTGGCGTTCGTGGAGGACTTCATCCGCGACGAGGTGCTGCCCTGGTACGCCAACACCCACAGCGACTCCTCGGCCGCCGCCGAGCAGATCACCGCGCTGCGCGAGGAGGCCCGGCGGGTGATCCGGGACGACCTCGGCGGCGAGGACACGGTCGTGGTCTTCAGCGGCTCGGGGGCCACCGGCGCGATCGACAAGCTGATCACCATCCTGGGCCTGCGCGTGCCCGCCGCGCTCGAAGAGCGTTACCAACTGACCGACGCGATCCCCGCGCGCGACCGGCCGGTGGTGTTCGTCGGCCCGTTCGAGCACCACTCCAACGAACTGCCGTGGCGCGAGTCCGTCTGCGACGTCGTGCGAGTCCCGGAGGGCGACGACGGCCACCTGTCCGAGTCGGCCCTGCGCGACGCGCTGGTGCGCCACGCCGACCGGCCGGTGCGGATCGGGGCGTTCTCGGCGGCGTCCAACGTGACCGGCGTCGTCACCGACGTCCACCGCGTCTCGCGCCTGCTGCACGCGCACGGAGCGCTCGCGTTCTGGGACTGCGCGGTGGCCGCGCCGCACCGCGAGATCCGCATGGGCGGCGGGGAGGACCCGCTGTCCTACCCGGACGCGGTGTTCCTCTCCCCGCACAAGTTCCCGGGCGGACCGGGCACGCCGGGCGTGCTGGCGGTGCGCCGGGGACTACTGGCGAACCGGGTGCCGAGCGTGCCCGGTGGCGGGACCGTCGACTACGTCACCGCGACCCGCCACCGCTACACCGACGACCCCGCGCACCGCGAGGAGGGCGGCACGCCGGGGATCGTCGAGTCCATCCGCGCCGGACTGGTGTTCCGCCTGCGCCGGGACGTGGGGCCGCAGAACGTCCACGACCGGGAGCAGCGGTTCCTGCGGCGCGCGCTCGACTCGTGGTCGACCGACCCGGACCTGGAGGTCCTCGGCGACCCGGACGCCGAGCGGGTCGCGATCGTGTCGCTGCTGGTGCGCGGGCCGAACGGGCGCCTCCTGCACCACAACTACGTGGTCAGGCTGCTCAGCGACCTGTTCGGCATCCAGGTCCGGGGCGGGTGCTCGTGCGCGGGCCCGTACGGCCACCGCCTGCTGGGCATCCCCCCGGACCGCGCGCTGAGGTTGGAGCACGAGGTGGCCGGCGGCCGTGCGGGCATCAGGCCCGGCTGGGTGCGGGTCAGCTTCGACTACACCATGTCCGACGCCGTGGTCGACTACGTGGTCGAAGCGGTGCACCGCGTGGCCGCCGCCGGGTGGGCGCTGCTGGAGGACTACCGGTTCGACCCGCGGACCGGCCGGTGGCGCCACCACCGCGCCACCGGCCCCCGGCTGGCGCTGTCCGACCTGCGGTACACCCGGGACGGGCGCCCGGCCCGCCGCGCGCTGGGCGAGGACGCCCTGCCCGGCCACCTGGCCGACGCGGCCCGCATCGTCGCCGGGGCGGCCGGTCCCCGCGCCACCGCGCCGGGGCGGGTGTCCGACGGCTTCGACGAGCTGCGCTGGTTCGAGCTGCCCGCCGCCTGCCTGGCCGGCCCCGGTGCGGGGCGCGAGGTCGTGCCCGGTTAA
- a CDS encoding alpha-amylase family glycosyl hydrolase, whose translation MPGWVADAIWWQVYPLGFTGAERSAVDEVHHRLPHLERWLDHLLELGCNGLALGPVFASSTHGYDTVDHFRIDPRLGDEADFDALVAAAHARGVRVLLDGVFNHVGRRHPAFRALAEQGPSAPTADWFRPRWPERWEPGVEPEVDVFEGHDILVELDHSSEAVVDLVTRVMVHWLDRGADGWRLDAAYAVPPEFWARVLPAVRAAHPDAYVVGEVIHGDYARAVAVGGLDAVTQYELWQAVWHGIEERNLFELAWSLKRHAVFLESFVPWTFVGNHDVTRIASVLSDERHLPHAHVVLFTLGGTPAVWSGDEHAFRGVKADRAGGDDAVRPPFPPDPSGLSPLGLPTFHLHQELIGLRRRHPWLHTAAPEQVHVANEQLVYAVAGRGERLLVALNLADAPCRLPAPGVRGVLAGTADTGRDVVDLPPHGWAVLAS comes from the coding sequence ATGCCCGGGTGGGTGGCCGACGCGATCTGGTGGCAGGTGTACCCCTTGGGCTTCACGGGCGCCGAGCGGTCCGCGGTGGACGAGGTGCACCACCGGCTGCCGCACCTGGAGCGCTGGCTCGACCACCTGCTGGAGCTGGGCTGCAACGGCCTGGCGCTCGGCCCGGTCTTCGCGTCGAGCACGCACGGTTACGACACCGTCGACCACTTCCGGATCGACCCGCGCCTCGGCGACGAGGCCGATTTCGACGCCCTGGTCGCCGCCGCGCACGCCCGCGGCGTCCGGGTGCTGCTCGACGGTGTGTTCAACCACGTGGGCCGGCGGCACCCCGCGTTCCGGGCGCTCGCCGAGCAGGGGCCGTCGGCGCCGACGGCGGACTGGTTCCGGCCGCGTTGGCCCGAGCGGTGGGAACCCGGCGTCGAACCGGAGGTCGACGTCTTCGAGGGCCACGACATCCTCGTCGAGCTGGACCACTCCAGCGAGGCCGTCGTCGACCTGGTGACCCGGGTGATGGTCCACTGGCTCGACCGCGGCGCGGACGGGTGGCGGCTGGACGCCGCCTACGCCGTCCCGCCGGAGTTCTGGGCCCGCGTGCTGCCCGCCGTGCGCGCCGCCCACCCCGACGCGTACGTCGTCGGCGAGGTCATCCACGGCGACTACGCGCGCGCCGTGGCCGTCGGCGGGCTGGACGCGGTCACCCAGTACGAGCTGTGGCAGGCGGTCTGGCACGGCATCGAGGAGCGCAACCTGTTCGAGCTGGCCTGGTCGCTGAAGCGGCACGCGGTGTTCCTGGAGTCGTTCGTGCCCTGGACGTTCGTCGGGAACCACGACGTGACCCGGATCGCCAGCGTGCTCTCCGACGAGCGCCACCTCCCGCACGCGCACGTCGTGCTGTTCACCCTGGGCGGGACCCCGGCGGTGTGGTCCGGCGACGAGCACGCGTTCCGCGGGGTCAAGGCGGACCGCGCGGGCGGCGACGACGCCGTGCGACCGCCGTTCCCGCCGGACCCGTCGGGCCTGTCCCCGCTGGGCCTGCCGACCTTCCACCTGCACCAGGAGCTGATCGGCCTGCGCCGCAGGCACCCGTGGCTGCACACCGCGGCCCCGGAGCAGGTGCACGTCGCCAACGAGCAGTTGGTCTACGCCGTGGCCGGGCGGGGGGAGCGGCTGCTCGTCGCGCTGAACCTGGCCGACGCGCCGTGCCGACTGCCCGCGCCGGGGGTGCGCGGCGTGCTCGCCGGGACGGCCGACACGGGCCGGGACGTCGTCGACCTCCCGCCCCACGGCTGGGCCGTGCTCGCCAGCTGA
- a CDS encoding CBS domain-containing protein, translating to MAQYVRDLMTANPVTLAPDTPVRQAAQAMRDQGIGDVLVVDGDQVRGIVTDRDIVVRGLADREDLSGCSLADVCSDELITATPDEDVDTAVTRMREKAVRRIPVVEGGRAVGVFSLGDAAIEQDSLSGLADISAARSNT from the coding sequence ATGGCCCAGTACGTGCGTGACCTCATGACCGCGAACCCGGTGACCCTGGCGCCGGACACCCCGGTGCGACAGGCGGCGCAGGCGATGCGCGACCAGGGGATCGGCGACGTGCTCGTGGTCGACGGCGACCAGGTGCGCGGCATCGTCACCGACCGCGACATCGTCGTCCGCGGCCTCGCCGACCGCGAGGACCTGTCCGGCTGCTCGCTGGCCGACGTGTGCAGCGACGAGCTGATCACCGCCACCCCCGACGAGGACGTCGACACCGCCGTGACCCGCATGCGGGAGAAGGCGGTCCGCCGCATCCCGGTGGTCGAGGGCGGTCGGGCCGTGGGCGTGTTCTCCCTCGGCGACGCCGCGATCGAGCAGGACTCGCTGTCCGGGCTTGCCGACATCAGCGCCGCCCGCAGCAACACCTGA
- a CDS encoding LacI family DNA-binding transcriptional regulator, translating to MAKRQSSSTTLSDVAARAGVSISTASKALNGRDDVAAATRDRVLRAAAELAFQPNALARGLISGRTRTIGLLTDELGGRFAMPILLGVENALANEQMSVLLCDARGDAIRRHHYISTLLARQVDGFIILGDDNDVRPSLTRGIPVPVVYVYGESADPADLSVLADDEGGARLAVEHLVSLRRRHIGHVTGPQAYRAARDRVTGLRTVLAEHGLDLAGGAPLHGEWSQRWGRHAARTLLATAPELDAVFCGNDQIATGVADVLRDLGRRVPEDVAIVGYDNWEEFAVDCRPPLTTVDLDLEHLGTAAARLLLDRLGGDRAGGVVRHPCRLVVRESTAPAAAP from the coding sequence ATGGCCAAGCGGCAGTCATCCTCGACCACCCTCAGCGACGTCGCCGCGCGCGCCGGGGTGTCGATCTCCACCGCGTCGAAGGCCCTCAACGGCCGCGACGACGTGGCCGCCGCGACGCGGGACCGCGTGCTGCGCGCCGCCGCCGAACTGGCGTTCCAGCCGAACGCCCTGGCGCGCGGCCTGATCTCGGGGCGCACCCGCACCATCGGGCTGCTCACCGACGAGCTGGGCGGCCGGTTCGCCATGCCGATCCTGCTGGGCGTGGAGAACGCGCTGGCCAACGAGCAGATGTCGGTGCTGCTGTGCGACGCGCGCGGCGACGCGATCCGCCGCCACCACTACATCAGCACGCTGCTGGCCAGGCAGGTCGACGGGTTCATCATCCTCGGCGACGACAACGACGTGCGCCCCTCGCTGACCCGGGGCATCCCGGTTCCGGTGGTGTACGTCTACGGCGAGTCGGCGGACCCCGCCGACCTGTCCGTGCTGGCCGACGACGAGGGCGGCGCGAGGCTCGCCGTCGAGCACCTGGTCTCGTTGCGGCGCAGGCACATCGGCCACGTCACCGGTCCGCAGGCCTACCGGGCGGCGCGCGACCGGGTGACCGGGCTGCGCACCGTGCTGGCCGAGCACGGCCTCGACCTCGCCGGCGGCGCGCCCCTGCACGGGGAGTGGTCGCAGCGCTGGGGCCGGCACGCCGCCCGCACCCTGCTGGCCACCGCTCCGGAACTGGACGCGGTGTTCTGCGGCAACGACCAGATCGCCACCGGCGTCGCCGACGTCCTGCGCGACCTGGGCAGGCGGGTGCCGGAGGACGTGGCGATCGTCGGCTACGACAACTGGGAGGAGTTCGCCGTCGACTGCCGTCCCCCGCTCACCACGGTGGACCTGGACCTGGAGCACCTGGGCACGGCCGCCGCCCGCCTCCTGCTGGACCGGCTGGGCGGCGACCGCGCGGGTGGCGTCGTGCGCCACCCGTGCAGGCTCGTGGTCCGCGAGTCCACCGCGCCCGCCGCGGCGCCGTGA
- a CDS encoding glycoside hydrolase family 127 protein, with protein sequence MTLTSPDTTAVGGRPVVPRRGALRPLGLGEVRVTGGPWARRQEVNAAATLPHIRSWLDRLGWTANFAAGHSSPDRRGREFSDSEVYKLLEALSWEAARGGDPAVDAAVVELTGLVAAAQAPDGYLGTAFGGPGRPPRYGDLAWGHELYCAGHLIQAAVARARTAGPDRLLDVARGVADHVCAEFGPDGRQGVCGHPEIEVALVELARVTGERRYLDQAALFVERRGRRTLPRHEFGWSYFSDDVPVRESTSLHGHAVRALYLACGAVDVAVDTGDDELLRSVAAQFDHALARRTYLTGGMGSRHTDEAFGPDFQLPADRAYSETCAGVAAIMLAWRLLLATGDGRYDDVVERILHNVVATAVADDGRSFFYAHTLHQRTPTAEVSDDEEQLGFGGGPRAPWFEVSCCLGNAARLLASLACYTATADDTGVRLHQYLDAEIDTRLADGREVGLRVRTDYPDDGVVTVRVVKTDDRPWSITLRVPGWADGAVLATTYGRHPAPVGDVVVHRNFAVGEEIRLELPVRPRFTAPDPRVDAVRGCVAVERGPVVYCAESLGDVDLDLLRVDPSTPPVDVPHGVEVRARVDHPADAPWPYGAPATPTAGAHAPFTLVPYHRWARRGPSTMRVWLPAD encoded by the coding sequence ATGACGCTGACGTCGCCGGACACCACCGCGGTGGGTGGCCGACCCGTCGTGCCGCGGCGCGGTGCGCTCCGCCCGCTGGGGCTCGGCGAGGTGCGCGTCACCGGCGGTCCCTGGGCCCGGCGGCAGGAGGTCAACGCCGCCGCGACCCTGCCGCACATCCGGTCCTGGCTCGACCGGCTCGGCTGGACCGCCAACTTCGCCGCCGGCCACAGCTCGCCCGACCGGCGGGGCCGCGAGTTCTCCGACTCGGAGGTCTACAAGCTGCTGGAGGCCCTGTCCTGGGAGGCGGCTCGCGGCGGCGACCCCGCCGTGGACGCGGCCGTCGTCGAGCTGACCGGACTGGTCGCCGCCGCGCAGGCCCCCGACGGCTACCTCGGCACCGCGTTCGGCGGTCCCGGCCGCCCGCCCCGCTACGGCGACCTGGCCTGGGGGCACGAGCTGTACTGCGCGGGGCACCTCATCCAGGCCGCCGTGGCCCGCGCCCGCACCGCCGGGCCCGACCGGCTGCTGGACGTCGCCCGCGGCGTCGCCGACCACGTGTGCGCCGAGTTCGGCCCCGACGGGCGGCAGGGCGTGTGCGGCCACCCCGAGATCGAGGTGGCGCTGGTCGAGCTGGCCCGCGTCACGGGGGAGCGCCGCTACCTGGACCAGGCCGCCCTGTTCGTCGAGCGCAGGGGCAGGCGGACGCTGCCGCGCCACGAGTTCGGCTGGTCCTACTTCAGCGACGACGTGCCGGTGCGCGAGTCGACCTCCCTGCACGGGCACGCCGTGCGCGCGCTGTACCTGGCGTGCGGCGCGGTCGACGTGGCCGTGGACACGGGGGACGACGAGCTGCTGCGGTCCGTCGCCGCCCAGTTCGACCACGCCCTGGCCCGGCGCACCTACCTGACCGGCGGCATGGGCTCGCGGCACACCGACGAGGCGTTCGGCCCGGACTTCCAGCTGCCGGCGGACCGCGCCTACTCCGAGACGTGCGCGGGCGTCGCGGCGATCATGCTGGCCTGGCGCCTGCTGCTGGCCACCGGGGACGGCCGCTACGACGACGTCGTCGAGCGCATCCTGCACAACGTGGTGGCCACCGCCGTCGCCGACGACGGCCGCTCGTTCTTCTACGCCCACACCCTGCACCAGCGCACGCCCACCGCCGAGGTCTCCGACGACGAGGAGCAGTTGGGCTTCGGCGGCGGGCCGCGGGCCCCGTGGTTCGAGGTGTCGTGCTGCCTGGGCAACGCGGCCAGGCTGCTGGCCTCGCTGGCCTGCTACACCGCGACCGCCGACGACACCGGCGTGCGGCTGCACCAGTACCTGGACGCCGAGATCGACACGCGCCTCGCCGACGGCCGGGAGGTGGGGCTGCGGGTGCGCACCGACTACCCGGACGACGGCGTGGTGACCGTGCGGGTGGTGAAGACCGACGACCGGCCGTGGTCGATCACCCTGCGCGTGCCCGGCTGGGCCGACGGTGCGGTGCTGGCCACCACCTACGGCCGCCACCCCGCGCCGGTCGGCGACGTCGTGGTGCACCGGAACTTCGCGGTGGGGGAGGAGATCCGGCTGGAGCTGCCGGTGCGGCCCCGGTTCACCGCGCCCGACCCCCGGGTGGACGCCGTGCGCGGCTGCGTGGCCGTGGAACGCGGTCCGGTCGTGTACTGCGCCGAGTCGCTCGGGGACGTGGACCTGGACCTGCTGCGCGTCGACCCGTCCACCCCGCCGGTCGACGTGCCGCACGGCGTCGAGGTGCGGGCGCGCGTCGACCACCCGGCCGACGCCCCCTGGCCCTACGGCGCTCCGGCGACGCCGACCGCCGGAGCGCACGCCCCGTTCACGCTCGTGCCGTACCACCGCTGGGCCCGCCGGGGCCCGTCCACCATGCGGGTCTGGCTCCCCGCCGACTGA